The Ranitomeya imitator isolate aRanImi1 chromosome 6, aRanImi1.pri, whole genome shotgun sequence genome window below encodes:
- the EOMES gene encoding eomesodermin homolog, translating into MQLGEQILPSSAPNLPHTFYPLPGDPHTAAHSPGLDFSVGQHKSQQQQQKKFAPSRGLHLDSPRDPGSSSTPGSTMLSEAPEGFQAPKTLADTGRKGSPVGEEDLSPAQPPPAPRYLDTSLQAAPERYYLPAQGQQPPQTGPELGSPCSIFPYAPPQHTAVYPAGGAARYPPYSSMLPPAGFSPPVCPSRPQYSTGYQYSQAPGSMYSPYPSAGTGSGLGALGLPGSGAGVRAQIYLCNRPLWLKFHRHQTEMIITKQGRRMFPFLSFNITGLNPTSHYNVFVEVVLADPNHWRFQGGKWVTCGKADNNMQGNKVYVHPESPNTGAHWMRQEISFGKLKLTNNKGANNNNTQMIVLQSLHKYQPRLHIVEVSEDGVEDLNDSAKTQTFTFPETQFIAVTAYQNTDITQLKIDHNPFAKGFRDNYDSMYTPSENDRLTPSPADSPRSHQIVPGARYSVQPFFQEQFVNNLPPTRYYSGERTVPQTSGLLSPQGNEEVTSVPPQRWFVTPVQQAGANKLDMGPYDTDYSSSSLLTYGIKSLPIQTSHPMAYYPDAAFASMTSWGSRSSPYQRKMSTGLPWSSRSSPSGFSEDILNKDKVKEEMSSSWVETPPSIKSLDSNDSGVYTGACKRRRLSPSTSSNENSPPIKCEDIATEDYKDASKGLGYYSFYASS; encoded by the exons atgcagctgggagagcagatCCTGCCCAGCTCTGCTCCTAACCTGCCCCACACCTTCTACCCTCTGCCTGGGGACCCCCACACCGCGGCTCACAGCCCAGGCTTGGACTTCAGCGTTGGACAGCATAaaagccagcagcagcagcagaagaagTTTGCCCCCTCCAGGGGCCTTCACCTGGACAGCCCCAGAGACCCGGGCAGCTCCAGCACCCCTGGCAGCACGATGCTCAGCGAGGCCCCCGAGGGCTTTCAAGCCCCCAAGACTTTAGCAGACACCGGGAGAAAAGGCTCTCCAGTGGGGGAAGAGGACCTGAGCCCCgcgcagcctcctcctgctccgCGCTACCTGGACACGTCTCTGCAGGCGGCTCCTGAGCGCTACTACCTGCCGGCCCAGGGCCAGCAGCCCCCGCAGACGGGGCCAGAGCTGGGCTCCCCCTGCTCCATCTTCCCCTATGCCCCACCGCAGCACACCGCAGTGTACCCGGCCGGAGGGGCGGCCAGGTACCCCCCGTACAGCAGCATGCTGCCCCCCGCAGGCTTCTCCCCTCCAGTGTGCCCCTCTCGCCCCCAGTACTCCACCGGCTATCAGTACAGCCAAGCGCCTGGCAGCATGTACAGCCCGTACCCATCTGCGGGCACCGGCAGCGGACTGGGCGCACTGGGGCTGCCGGGCAGCGGGGCCGGGGTGCGGGCACAGATCTACCTCTGCAATCGCCCCCTGTGGCTCAAGTTTCACCGACACCAGACGGAGATGATAATCACCAAGCAGGGCAG GAGaatgtttcctttcctgagcttcaatatcACCGGGTTAAATCCCACGTCCCATTATAACGTGTTCGTGGAGGTGGTGTTGGCAGACCCAAATCACTGGAGGTTTCAAGGGGGCAAATGGGTGACCTGTGGTAAAGCAGACAACAACATGCAGG GTAACAAGGTGTATGTGCACCCCGAGTCCCCCAACACTGGGGCCCACTGGATGAGGCAGGAGATCTCATTTGGCAAACTAAAGCTCACCAACAACAAAGGAGCCAACAATAACAATACACAG ATGATCGTTCTGCAATCTTTGCACAAGTACCAACCTCGTCTCCATATAGTGGAAGTGAGTGAAGATGGAGTAGAAGACCTTAATGATTCTGCCAAGACTCAGACTTTTACTTTCCCAGAAACCCAGTTTATTGCAGTCACAGCTTACCAGAACACAGAT ATAACACAACTGAAGATTGATCACAACCCATTTGCAAAAGGTTTCAGAGACAACTATGACTC CATGTACACGCCTTCAGAAAATGACCGATTAACTCCATCTCCTGCGGATTCTCCTAGATCCCACCAgatagtgcccggtgcccgctacagtgtccagcctttcttccaggaacaaTTTGTCAACAACCTGCCCCCCACCAGGTACTACAGCGGAGAGAGGACTGTACCCCAGACCAGTGGTCTCCTTTCACCACAGGGCAATGAAGAAGTGACCAGCGTTCCCCCACAAAGGTGGTTTGTAACTCCAGTTCAACAAGCTGGGGCTAACAAATTGGACATGGGTCCTTATGACACAGACTATTCTTCCAGCTCTCTTCTTACTTATGGCATAAAGTCCTTACCCATCCAAACCTCACACCCCATGGCATATTATCCAGATGCTGCCTTTGCTTCAATGACAAGCTGGGGAAGCAGAAGTTCTCCATATCAGAGGAAAATGAGCACAGGTCTTCCTTGGTCTTCAAGGTCAAGTCCATCAGGGTTTTCTGAAGACATTCTAAATAAAGACAAAGTCAAGGAAGAGATGAGCTCTTCATGGGTGGAGACACCTCCTTCAATAAAGTCTTTGGACTCAAACGACtctggtgtatatacaggagcatgCAAAAGAAGAAGACTATCTCCCAGCACTTCAAGCAATGAAAACTCTCCCCCAATAAAGTGTGAGGACATTGCCACTGAAGACTATAAAGATGCCTCCAAGGGCTTAGGATACTATTCCTTTTATGCTAGTTCATAA